The following coding sequences lie in one Haematobia irritans isolate KBUSLIRL chromosome 3, ASM5000362v1, whole genome shotgun sequence genomic window:
- the LOC142231196 gene encoding uncharacterized protein LOC142231196: MSEFIFDSDNLVTFCANFGDIRAEDLSDSRLEIALQELDERWAALQKSYKQLCLSTDPKTEQGILESSREKYSKCTHDFLSCKSKILDAQKALITPSTTLIENQVSSSIPCLKVPPCDTEIFYGSYEEWPSFRDMFSAVYGEHPKLSAVQKLYHLRLKTRGQAALIVKKYRLCGENFSLAWEALRSRYENRRILVDNQLKVLLNLKPISSESSEALQDIQATINDCLAALKAQQISTSDWDPILVYVCSTKLPHETLSLWEQSLKSHRDLPSWKQMDTFLSNRYEVVERLNSIQGVKSTCRKRPESDVHAFNTESQSNFPCKMCQMSHPLKNCQQFLNMNAQARSNFVRDNKICLNCLSYTHVRNECKSKFLCTTCNKNHHTLLHFSNSNSKSSPPKPPSNSTATVNTNQAIEQPSTSNHVSDQNVTRTSAHYISNNNQLSENTLLPTAIVSITHNGDTFSARAFLDQGSEKTFISRRLQQRLSLPTEPKSFEIRGMGGNVVAHSNSLCHLTLYSPNHDCTLVVQAIVVPKITRLLPNFVVSKSDYDLSEISNLNLADPNFFSPGPVDLLIGSNVIPKLLLDGVKQLSNSLLAQATIFGWIISGPLETRKSSKFSIGATETSEDPLLKQLRLFWEQEEIATQKTISDDDEYCESFFTQTTTRNSSGRYIVKLPFKSEYPRNIPLGPSHPIALIQFIRLEQSLKRNPELANSYQNILKEYISLGHMEEVSSKEMIENGVFNSYYLPHHAVLKPDSRSTKVRVVFNASRRTYSGNSLNDTLHVGPSLQLDLSTLILNWRLYKYVFSGDIEKMYRQILVHPTDTNFQRILFRPDPTSPIKDYALKTVTFGVNSAPFLAIRTLLQLAYDSAETHPAASRILQKEIYVDDILSGGHDINSAIDSLCQLRALLNSAGFPIKKITSNTPEVLNSVPKDCLLDSNFLKFNETSSAKTLGIQWNALTDQFSYQIDVISPSEQITKRQILSAASKLFDPAGWISPIIVQAKLILQQLWLEGTDWDENVKPSSLLKWNQFVQDLSQLPHIKIPRYIYFSPQVQTQIHGFCDASQKAYCATIYLRFNNQNSVQCNLLVSKTKVAPIDPISLPRLELCGALLLSKLAKQIISSLPIHSNDLFLWCDSTIVLGWLEKPPSTWKTYVANRTAEIIRNVGNCSWRHVRSSDNPADLGSRGCSSLDLVNNPLWWHGPMWLLNPPEEWPKSTISFENPPEMKKVIVFHNFNEEFEILDRFSKWDKAIRVICYIFRFLSKLSKSFNYPHVETDKISSQEFNFVKIRLISLTQRHYYAQEYHSLKNLKNVNKKSSLFPLHPFIDENDIIRVNGRLVNADLSYNEKYPIILPVQSKFSQLFISFIHDLLMHAEHSLMIRTIRQEYYISRLRSNIKKCIRNCKTCIIYKQKTQSQIMAALPTERSSFSLPFNITGLDFAGPFSIKTSIIRQAAYHKGYVCIFVCFSTKALHLELCSDLSSNSFLAAFTRFVGRRGLPKQLFSDNGTNFIGAEKKLRNDFLQFIQSSSKDITEKYASHGFNWSFIPPNAPHMGGIWEAGVKSFKTHFRKVSQNYKYTFEEFSTLLVRIEAVLNSRPLSPMTDDPHEILALTPGHFLRGAPLIAFPESPLEEITFVDRWDKLKCLQHQFARRWKDEYLKELHRRHKWQNENEDVTVGQLVVVKDELLSPCEWRLGRIKRIYPGKDGHVRVADIRTKLGIITRAITKLCIFPSEPPSSKK; encoded by the coding sequence ATGAGTGAATTCATATTCGATTCCGATAATTTGGTAACATTCTGTGCAAATTTCGGCGATATCAGGGCAGAAGATCTATCTGACTCACGCCTTGAGATAGCTCTTCAAGAACTTGATGAAAGATGGGCTGCACTTCAAAAATCGTACAAACAACTCTGTTTAAGTACGGATCCGAAAACTGAACAGGGAATATTAGAATCTTCCAgggaaaaatattccaaatgtacacacgattttctgtCATGTAAATCTaagattttagacgcccaaaaAGCCCTTATAACTCCTTCCACcactttgattgaaaaccaagtaTCAAGCTcaattccttgtctaaaagtgccACCTTGTGACacagaaattttttatggaagttaTGAAGAATGGCCCTCATTCAGGGATATGTTCTCCGCGGTTTATGGAGAACATCCCAAGCTCTCTGCAGTACAGAAATTGTACCACCTTAGGCTAAAAACTAGAGGACAAGCTGCGctcattgttaaaaaatataggcTATGCGGAGAAAACTTTTCGCTGGCCTGGGAAGCGTTAAGATCTCGATACGAGAATAGACGCATTTTGGTCGATAACCAATTAAAGGTTCTCCTCAATTTAAAACCTATTTCGTCCGAGAGCAGCGAAGCTCTTCAGGACATTCAAGCCACGATAAATGATTGTCTTGCTGCTTTAAAAGCCCAGCAAATTTCTACATCGGATTGGGATCCAATCCTCGTATATGTGTGCTCTACAAAACTTCCCCATGAAACCCTTTCATTGTGGGAACAATCTTTAAAATCTCACAGAGATCTTCCAAGCTGGAAGCAAATGGACACGTTTCTGTCTAACCGATACGAAGTAGTAGAAAGGCTCAACAGCATTCAGGGTGTCAAATCGACATGTCGTAAAAGACCTGAGTCAGATGTCCATGCCTTTAACACTGAAAGCCAATCAAACTTCCCTTGCAAAATGTGTCAGATGAGtcaccccctcaaaaattgccaGCAATTTCTCAATATGAATGCTCAAGCTCGAagcaattttgtacgtgataatAAAATCTGTTTGAATTGCCTCTCTTATACTCATGTGCGTAACGAGTGTAAAAGCAAATTTCTTTGCACAACATGCAACAAAAATCACCACACACTTTTGCATTTTTCTAATTCGAACAGTAAATCATCTCCACCTAAACCTCCATCAAACTCCACAGCCACAGTAAATACAAATCAGGCAATTGAACAACCATCAACTTCTAATCATGTATCAGACCAAAACGTCACTCGCACTTCAGCTCATTACATCTCAAACAATAACCAACTCTCAGAAAATACTCTTTTGCCAACAGCAATCGTGTCCATTACCCACAATGGAGACACATTCAGCGCTCGCGCATTCCTTGACCAAGGTTCTgaaaaaacctttatttctagacGTTTACAGCAACGTTTATCGCTTCCAACAGaaccaaaaagttttgaaattcgGGGTATGGGCGGTAATGTCGTTGCGCATTCCAATTCTCTGTGTCACCTCACATTATATTCTCCAAACCATGATTGTACTCTCGTCGTTCAAGCGATTGTTGTGCCTAAAATAACGAGATTATTGCCGAATTTTGTTGTATCAAAATCTGACTATGATTTGAGCGAAATTTCTAATTTGAACCTGGCAgatccaaattttttctctcCCGGTCCTGTAGACTTGTTGATTGGTAGCAACGTCATCCCAAAATTACTTTTAGATGGTGTAAAACAATTGTCAAATTCCCTTTTGGCACAagccaccatattcggctggatTATAAGTGGACCCCTTGAAACTCGAAAatcttcgaaattttccattggAGCCACTGAAACTTCCGAAGACCCATTGTTGAAACAACTTAGATTGTTTTGGGAACAGGAAGAAATCGCTACCCAAAAAACTATATCCGACGACGATGAGTATTGTGAATCCTTTTTCACACAAACAACGACTCGTAATTCTAGTGGACGCTATATTGTCAAACTCCCTTTTAAATCGGAATACCCACGAAATATTCCATTGGGTCCTTCTCATCCTATTGCATTAATACAATTCATACGATTGGAACAGTCTCTCAAACGAAATCCTGAATTGGCGAATTCGTACCAAAACATATTAAAAGAGTACATATCCCTTGGCCATATGGAAGAAGTATCTTCAAAAGAGATGATAGAAAATGGCGTTTTTAATTCATACTACCTCCCCCACCATGCTGTGCTGAAGCCCGACAGCCGCAGCACAAAGGTAAGGGTGGTTTTTAATGCCTCCAGGCGAACATATTCAGGAAATTCACTCAATGATACATTGCATGTTGGTCCATCCCTTCAATTAGATCTCTCGACTTTAATTTTGAATTGGCGTTTGTACAAATACGTATTTTCCGGCGACATCGAAAAGATGTACCGCCAAATACTGGTACACCCCACTGACACCAATTTCCAAAGGATTCTTTTCCGACCAGATCCTACAAGTCCTATCAAGGACTATGCTCTTAAAACCGTAACATTCGGTGTTAATTCAGCCCCATTTTTAGCAATAAGAACTTTATTGCAGTTGGCTTACGATTCAGCGGAAACCCATCCCGCAGCATCTCGAATTCTTCAAAAGGAAATTTATGTTGACGATATCCTCTCTGGAGGACATGACATAAATTCTGCTATTGACTCCCTCTGTCAATTAAGAGCCCTACTCAATTCAGCGggctttcctataaaaaagattACCTCAAATACCCCTGAGGTGTTAAATTCTGTCCCAAAGGATTGTCTATTAgattcaaattttctcaaattcaaTGAGACCAGCTCTGCGAAAACACTGGGCATTCAATGGAACGCTCTCACTGATCAGTTTTCTTACCAAATTGATGTAATTTCTCCCTCTGAGCAAATAACCAAAAGACAAATATTGTCCGCTGCATCAAAACTTTTTGACCCTGCTGGATGGATTTCCCCAATCATTGTCCAAGCAAAATTGATTTTACAGCAGCTATGGTTAGAGGGAACAGACTGGGATGAAAATGTAAAGCCCTCGTCATTGTTAAAATGGAACCAATTCGTTCAAGATTTATCCCAGTTACCACATATCAAAATTCCTCGATATATTTACTTTTCCCCTCAAGTGCAAACTCAAATACATGGCTTCTGTGACGCCTCGCAGAAGGCATATTGTGCTACCATTTATTTACGTTTTAATAATCAAAATTCAGTCCAGTGTAATCTTCTTGTGTCAAAAACTAAAGTTGCCCCGATAGATCCAATAAGTCTTCCAAGATTGGAACTTTGCGGAGCCCTTCTCCTCTCCAAATTGGCAAAACAAATCATCTCATCACTCCCAATTCATAGTAATGATTTATTTCTTTGGTGCGATTCTACCATTGTATTGGGGTGGTTGGAAAAACCACCAAGTACATGGAAAACTTATGTGGCGAACAGGACCGCAGAAATTATTCGTAATGTTGGCAATTGCTCCTGGCGACATGTGCGTTCCTCGGACAATCCAGCTGATTTGGGGTCACGAGGGTGCAGCTCACTAGATCTAGTAAATAACCCCTTATGGTGGCATGGTCCCATGTGGCTACTAAACCCCCCCGAGGAGTGGCCAAAGTCCACAATATCGTTTGAAAAtccccccgaaatgaaaaaagttaTTGTGTTCCACAATTTTAATgaggaatttgaaatattagaTCGATTTTCAAAATGGGACAAGGCGATTCGTgttatttgttatattttcagATTTCTctcaaaattatcaaaaagttTCAACTACCCCCACGTTGAAAccgacaaaatttcttcccaagaatttaatttcgtcaaaataagaCTTATTTCTTTAACACAAAGACATTATTATGCACAAGAGTACcactcattaaaaaatttgaaaaatgttaacaagaAAAGTTCCCTTTTTCCCCTACATCCTTTTATTGATGAAAACGACATTATACGGGTCAATGGACGATTAGTAAATGCAGATCTTTCATATAATGAGAAATATCCAATTATTCTGCCTGTTCAAtctaaattttctcaattatttATATCATTTATACATGATCTTCTCATGCATGCAGAACACTCTCTCATGATAAGAACAATAAGGCAAGAATATTATATTTCACGGCTGCGATCTAATATCAAAAAATGCATACGAAATTGTAAGACTTGTATTATATACAAGCAAAAGACGCAGTCTCAAATTATGGCTGCTCTCCCAACAGAACGAAGCTCTTTCTCCTTGCCGTTCAATATCACAGGTTTAGATTTCGCGGGTCCTTTTTCTATAAAGACCTCGATAATTCGTCAAGCAGCATATCACAAAGGATATGTCTGCATATTTGTCTGCTTTAGTACGAAAGCTTTGCATCTCGAATTATGTTCTGACCTATCCTCCAATTCCTTTTTGGCAGCCTTCACCAGGTTTGTTGGCCGAAGGGGTCTTCCCAAACAACTCTTTTCCGATAATGGTACCAACTTCATTGGTGCCGAAAAAAAACTACGAAATGACTTCTTACAATTTATACAATCGTCTTCTAAGGACATTACTGAAAAATATGCATCCCACGGTTTTAATTGGTCCTTTATTCCTCCAAATGCCCCCCATATGGGAGGAATCTGGGAGGCAGGAGTCAAGTCATTTAAAACCCATTTTCGCAAAGTGTCACAAAATTACAAATACACGTTCGAAGAGTTCTCTACACTACTTGTGCGTATAGAAGCTGTCTTGAACTCTCGGCCACTATCTCCCATGACCGATGACCCCCATGAAATATTGGCCTTAACCCCTGGCCACTTCCTCAGAGGTGCCCCATTAATAGCTTTTCCGGAATCTCCTTTGGAAGAGATCACATTTGTCGACAGATGGGACAAGCTCAAATGTCTACAACATCAATTCGCTCGTCGATGGAAAGACGAGTATTTGAAGGAGCTCCATCGGCGACATAAGTGGCAAAATGAGAACGAAGATGTGACTGTTGGACAGCTAGTCGTTGTTAAGGATGAATTGCTTTCTCCTTGTGAGTGGCGGTTAGGCCGAATTAAACGAATATATCCAGGGAAAGACGGCCACGTTAGAGTGGCGGATATTCGCACAAAATTGGGCATAATAACCAGGGCTATTACAAAACTATGCATATTCCCCTCGGAGCCACCCTCCTcgaaaaagtaa